A region of Abditibacteriota bacterium DNA encodes the following proteins:
- the dapA gene encoding 4-hydroxy-tetrahydrodipicolinate synthase, translating into MKINNTWTAAVTPFHSDGSIDWEGLLRNAAFQIEQGITGIVAVGTTGESPSLTWDEHNKIIAETIRVCKGKVGVIAGTGSNCTQEAISSCRHAAESGADGLLLVDCYYNGPSSSELREEYYGRIAEAMPGVECIPYLVPGRTGTCLLPPDIALLSARYGNVNTVKEASGNKENMKMTRRLCGDDFSIISGDDGLTCDLILDPDIRCNGVISVVSNVAPGAMAKMVSLAMSGDKAGAEKLNKALMPLHDIVGLAVENERSIPGYGPVKVIDKYRNPLPTKMLMNVLGMPSGPARPPLGKMSAKALGVVRAAITSVKDNDPGLLSPICDFYGVDVFQRIEQDSLWNELL; encoded by the coding sequence ATGAAGATAAACAATACCTGGACTGCAGCGGTCACGCCTTTTCATTCTGACGGAAGCATAGATTGGGAAGGCTTGCTCAGAAACGCCGCTTTTCAAATAGAGCAGGGGATCACCGGTATAGTAGCCGTGGGCACTACCGGGGAATCTCCGAGTTTGACTTGGGATGAACACAACAAGATCATAGCCGAGACCATCAGAGTCTGCAAGGGAAAGGTGGGAGTCATCGCAGGGACCGGAAGCAACTGCACTCAGGAAGCCATCTCCAGCTGCAGACACGCCGCAGAATCCGGCGCCGATGGTCTGCTGCTGGTGGACTGCTACTACAACGGACCTTCGTCTTCGGAGCTGAGAGAGGAATACTACGGCAGGATAGCCGAAGCCATGCCCGGGGTGGAGTGTATCCCTTATCTGGTGCCAGGCAGGACCGGCACCTGTCTCCTGCCTCCGGATATAGCCCTTCTTTCTGCCAGATACGGGAACGTGAACACGGTGAAGGAGGCCTCCGGCAACAAGGAAAACATGAAGATGACCCGCAGACTGTGCGGCGATGATTTTTCCATCATCAGCGGCGATGACGGCCTCACCTGCGATCTGATACTGGACCCGGATATCAGGTGCAACGGCGTCATATCGGTGGTGTCCAACGTGGCTCCCGGAGCTATGGCAAAAATGGTCTCTCTCGCCATGTCCGGAGACAAAGCCGGTGCCGAAAAGCTCAACAAGGCTCTTATGCCTCTTCACGACATAGTAGGTCTGGCTGTTGAGAACGAGCGCAGCATTCCGGGCTACGGTCCCGTGAAGGTCATAGACAAATACAGAAATCCTCTGCCTACCAAGATGCTGATGAACGTGCTGGGCATGCCTTCGGGCCCTGCCAGACCGCCTCTCGGAAAAATGAGCGCCAAAGCTCTCGGAGTGGTGAGAGCCGCCATCACATCCGTCAAGGACAACGATCCCGGTCTGCTCTCTCCCATATGCGATTTTTACGGCGTGGACGTATTTCAGCGGATCGAACAGGACAGCTTATGGAACGAGCTTCTCTGA
- a CDS encoding galactose mutarotase: protein MIKKEQYGRLVTEEPVFIYTLSAGMMEAGIISYGATLVSLKVKGVDVILGYDSLQGYVEGNSSQGATIGRYANRIAEGRFSVGGSDYSLDRNEESTGCHIHGGVKGFSRQVWELEELKDGDAPSLTLNYVSPDGDQGYPGELCVNVTFTLTDSALDIRYHAVTDKPTICNLTNHSYFNLAGRGDCLEHSLQIFAGEWLPVDESFIPLKRESVKDTVFDFTLPKAIGCDIDEDDPQLSVVGGGYDHNYILGTDRSWKKAAVVFCPETDITMTVSTDLPGIQLYTSNMLCEPLGKYGMPLVKHQALCLETQFWPDSPNHSDYPSCALMPGEEYDTHTEFSFTAGDREDD, encoded by the coding sequence TTGATAAAGAAAGAGCAGTATGGCAGGCTCGTCACGGAAGAGCCTGTATTCATATATACCCTGTCTGCGGGTATGATGGAAGCCGGTATCATCAGCTACGGCGCCACCCTCGTATCCCTGAAGGTAAAGGGTGTGGACGTGATCCTGGGCTATGACAGCCTGCAGGGCTACGTGGAGGGCAATTCCAGTCAGGGAGCGACCATCGGACGCTATGCCAACCGCATTGCCGAAGGCAGATTTTCCGTGGGGGGCTCCGATTATAGTCTGGACCGCAACGAAGAGTCCACGGGATGTCATATCCACGGAGGCGTCAAGGGATTTTCCCGGCAGGTGTGGGAGCTGGAGGAGCTGAAGGACGGAGACGCTCCGTCGCTGACTCTGAACTACGTGTCTCCCGACGGAGACCAGGGCTACCCCGGAGAGCTCTGCGTCAACGTGACCTTTACTCTGACCGACAGCGCTCTGGACATAAGATATCATGCGGTGACGGACAAGCCCACCATATGCAATCTCACCAATCACAGCTATTTCAACCTGGCGGGGAGGGGCGATTGCCTGGAGCACAGCCTGCAGATCTTCGCCGGCGAATGGCTGCCGGTGGACGAAAGCTTCATCCCTCTGAAAAGAGAGAGCGTAAAGGACACAGTCTTTGACTTTACCCTGCCCAAGGCCATAGGATGCGATATAGACGAGGACGACCCTCAGCTCTCGGTGGTGGGGGGAGGCTACGACCACAACTACATACTGGGGACGGACCGTTCGTGGAAAAAGGCTGCGGTGGTGTTCTGTCCGGAGACGGATATCACCATGACCGTGTCCACGGATCTGCCCGGTATACAGCTCTATACGTCCAACATGCTCTGCGAGCCCCTGGGCAAGTACGGTATGCCTCTGGTGAAGCATCAGGCCCTGTGCCTGGAGACCCAGTTCTGGCCCGACAGCCCCAACCACAGTGATTACCCCTCCTGCGCGCTGATGCCGGGAGAGGAATATGATACCCACACCGAATTTTCGTTTACGGCAGGTGACAGAGAAGATGATTAG
- a CDS encoding PFL family protein, producing MIATVDIMSTIQMIQNEKLDVRAVNMGIDLFDCSDRDINTACRLMREKIVRLAEPLPRICDHISRKYGIPVVNRRVAVSPVADVLSGHGIDELAKFADTMNSAAEEAGIDIIGGYSAMVQKGMTDTDKALIESLPRVLSETGRLCSSVNAASTKAGINVDALILLGHTLKEIAQRTEKDDGFGCCKLSIFANMPEDNPFMSGAYKGIGEPETVINIGVSGPGVVKRAIERAVSRSEEVDLAAIAEEIKYTAYRVTKVGEMLGREVAKEIGAEFGIVDLSLAPTPAVGDSVGEIFEAMGISHIGGPGNTAALALLNDAVKKGGTFASGSVGGLSGAFIPVAEDSALAGAAEEGWLSIEKLEAMTSVCSVGLDMIAVPGYTSPETLTAICMDELAIGVINRKTTSVRIIPVPGKKPGDRAVFGGLFGESPVMDIKNNTSSVFVRHGGRIPAPLTSLNN from the coding sequence ATGATTGCGACTGTTGACATAATGTCCACCATCCAGATGATCCAGAACGAAAAGCTGGACGTAAGAGCGGTAAACATGGGTATCGATCTCTTTGACTGTTCCGACAGAGATATCAATACCGCCTGCAGGCTCATGAGAGAAAAGATAGTCAGACTGGCGGAGCCTCTCCCCAGGATATGCGATCATATCTCACGCAAATACGGCATCCCCGTGGTAAACCGGCGGGTGGCTGTGAGCCCAGTGGCAGACGTGCTCAGCGGACACGGCATAGACGAGCTGGCCAAGTTTGCCGACACCATGAACTCCGCCGCAGAGGAAGCCGGCATCGATATCATAGGCGGCTACAGCGCCATGGTGCAGAAGGGCATGACAGACACTGACAAGGCTCTCATAGAGTCCCTGCCCCGGGTGCTGTCGGAGACAGGCAGGCTCTGCTCCTCCGTCAACGCCGCCTCCACCAAGGCCGGCATCAACGTTGACGCTCTGATCCTCCTGGGGCACACTCTGAAGGAAATAGCCCAAAGGACCGAGAAGGACGACGGCTTTGGCTGCTGCAAGCTGAGTATATTTGCCAACATGCCTGAGGACAACCCCTTTATGTCCGGAGCCTACAAGGGTATCGGCGAGCCCGAGACCGTCATCAACATAGGCGTATCCGGACCGGGAGTAGTCAAGAGAGCTATCGAAAGAGCTGTCTCCAGGTCCGAGGAAGTGGACCTGGCAGCCATTGCCGAGGAGATCAAATACACCGCATACAGAGTCACCAAGGTGGGCGAGATGCTGGGCAGAGAGGTAGCCAAGGAAATAGGCGCCGAGTTCGGCATAGTGGACCTGTCTCTGGCTCCCACCCCTGCCGTAGGAGATTCTGTAGGAGAGATATTTGAGGCCATGGGCATCAGCCATATAGGCGGCCCCGGCAACACTGCCGCTCTGGCTCTCCTCAACGACGCGGTAAAGAAGGGAGGCACCTTTGCTTCCGGCTCCGTGGGAGGTCTTTCGGGCGCCTTTATACCCGTTGCAGAGGATTCCGCTCTTGCCGGCGCAGCCGAGGAGGGCTGGCTGAGCATCGAAAAGCTGGAAGCAATGACCAGCGTGTGCAGCGTGGGTCTGGATATGATAGCGGTGCCCGGCTACACCAGCCCCGAGACCCTCACGGCCATATGTATGGACGAGCTGGCTATAGGCGTCATCAACCGCAAGACCACCTCAGTGAGGATCATCCCCGTCCCCGGCAAGAAGCCCGGCGACAGAGCTGTCTTCGGAGGTCTGTTCGGCGAATCGCCGGTGATGGACATCAAAAACAACACCTCCTCCGTGTTTGTCCGGCACGGCGGCAGGATCCCCGCTCCCCTTACGAGCCTGAACAACTGA
- a CDS encoding lipoate--protein ligase, producing MLYIYNTSTDPYFNMACEEYLLTEFRPGEAVFMLWQNSPAIIVGKNQNTLEEINSSYIEETGIPVVRRLSGGGCVYHDLGNLNFTVITDYADGFFDSLDMFTRPVTGVLEDLGIKAELRGRNDISIEGRKFSGNSQTVIGGRILHHGTIMLDVNTDALAKALSVPRAKIESKGIKSVRKRVTNINAHLPEPVTPAGFASLLRSKMTESYPLEDYSFSPEDTACIIRLRDAKYRTFEWNYGQSPSFSYTRQIKLTAGLIRFSFNTEGSVITEAAITGDFFGVEDIGGLCRALQGVRFTPEALTRALLAADTERYIRFLTDADIPELCRALFE from the coding sequence ATGCTGTATATCTACAACACTTCCACAGACCCTTATTTCAACATGGCATGTGAGGAATATCTGCTGACGGAGTTCCGTCCGGGAGAGGCCGTGTTCATGCTCTGGCAGAACAGCCCCGCCATCATAGTAGGCAAGAACCAGAACACTCTGGAGGAGATCAACTCCTCATACATAGAGGAGACGGGCATCCCGGTAGTCAGAAGGCTTTCCGGCGGCGGCTGCGTGTATCATGATCTGGGCAACCTGAATTTTACGGTCATCACCGATTATGCCGACGGCTTTTTTGACTCTTTGGACATGTTCACCCGTCCCGTCACAGGAGTTCTGGAAGACCTGGGCATCAAGGCAGAGCTCAGGGGGAGAAACGATATTTCCATCGAAGGACGCAAGTTTTCCGGCAATTCCCAGACTGTGATAGGCGGCAGGATACTGCATCACGGCACCATCATGCTGGACGTGAACACAGACGCTCTCGCCAAAGCTCTCTCCGTCCCCAGGGCAAAGATAGAGAGCAAGGGCATCAAAAGCGTCAGAAAGAGAGTGACCAACATCAACGCCCATCTCCCGGAGCCTGTCACTCCCGCCGGGTTTGCCTCTCTGCTGCGCAGCAAAATGACCGAGTCGTACCCTCTGGAGGACTATTCCTTCAGTCCTGAAGACACGGCATGCATCATCCGGCTGCGGGACGCCAAATACAGGACATTTGAATGGAATTACGGTCAGTCCCCCTCCTTTTCGTACACCAGACAGATCAAGCTGACCGCCGGGCTCATCAGATTTTCCTTCAACACGGAGGGGTCTGTCATCACTGAAGCCGCCATTACCGGCGACTTTTTCGGCGTGGAAGACATAGGGGGACTGTGCCGGGCACTGCAGGGCGTCCGGTTTACTCCCGAGGCTCTGACAAGGGCCCTGCTTGCCGCGGATACGGAGAGATATATCAGATTTTTGACAGACGCCGATATCCCGGAGCTATGCCGGGCGCTGTTTGAATGA